A genome region from Etheostoma cragini isolate CJK2018 chromosome 4, CSU_Ecrag_1.0, whole genome shotgun sequence includes the following:
- the asip1 gene encoding agouti signaling protein 1, whose product MNAFLLLGCFVLSATKYFLTSAHMIPNDRLSTNRVMEYHTLSESFEIGPPPVVIVELPKSAKNKKTKKQKKTKFSVKKHPPPPANCIPLRGNCKSPSHVCCDFCAFCQCRLLRTVCYCRMGNPRC is encoded by the exons ATGAATGCCTTCCTGCTGCTGGGCTGCTTTGTCCTATCTGCAACAAAGTACTTCCTCACATCTGCCCACATGATTCCCAACGACAGACTCTCCACCAATAGGGTCATGGAATATCACACTCTGTCTGAAAGCTTTGAGATAGGCCCACCTCCTGTTGTTATCGTGG AGTTGCCGAAATCAGCGAagaacaagaaaacaaagaaacaaaaaaag acCAAATTCAGTGTAAAGAagcaccctcctcctcctgctaaCTGCATTCCCTTGAGGGGAAACTGTAAATCTCCAAGCCATGTGTGCTGTGATTTCTGTGCTTTCTGCCAGTGTCGGCTCTTGAGAACAGTGTGTTACTGTCGAATGGGCAACCCTCGCTGCTAA